The proteins below are encoded in one region of Rhododendron vialii isolate Sample 1 chromosome 7a, ASM3025357v1:
- the LOC131333350 gene encoding C-terminal binding protein AN, producing MSHHSAVAPPPLPLVVTLNCIEDTAFEQDCLAGAAVVEHVPLSRLAESKIESAAAVILHSLSFLPRAAQRRLRPWQLVLCLGSADRSVDSSLAVDLGLHRLVHVDVSRAEEVADTVMALFLGLLRRTHQLSRHALSASGWLGSLQPLCRGMRRCRGLVLGIIGRSASARCLATRSLAFKISVLYFDVREENEKLSRSSTIFPPAARRMDTLNDLLAASDLISLHCALTNETIQILNAECLQNIKPGAFLVNTGSSQLLDDCAVKQLLIDGTLAGCALDGAEGPQWMEAWVREMPNVLILPRSADYSEEVWMEIREKAISILQTFFLDGGVPKNAVSDEEDVESEIGYENEQGDKHENEGALQGSFSKQLTADTNVTTESSQRKSTNESKESPVQHQGSALSQNTSSRSEGKRSRSGKKAKKRHARQKSLQKSDDTSALEKESTSRRDDDTAMSGTDQVLSSSSRFASPEDSRSRKTPIESIQESSSEQNLKTSMSLSIKSGELLKDGYVIALHAQDRLALHVSRQRVQGGGWFLDTMSNVTTRDPAVQFLVVFRSKDTIGLRSFTAGGKLLQINRRMEFVFASHSFDVWESWTLEGSLKECRLVNCRNPLAVLDVRVEILATVGEEDGVTRWLD from the exons atgTCCCACCACAGCGCCGTTGCACCTCCGCCACTCCCCTTGGTCGTAACCCTAAACTGCATCGAAGACACCGCCTTCGAGCAAGACTGCCTAGCCGGCGCCGCCGTCGTCGAGCACGTGCCTCTGTCCCGCCTCGCCGAGTCCAAGATCGAGTCGGCCGCCGCCGTCATCCTCCActccctctccttcctcccGCGCGCCGCCCAGCGCCGCCTCCGACCGTGGCAGCTAGTCCTCTGCCTCGGCTCCGCCGACCGATCCGTCGACTCCTCCCTCGCCGTTGACCTCGGCCTCCACCGCCTCGTCCACGTCGACGTATCGCGTGCTGAGGAGGTGGCGGATACGGTCATGGCGCTCTTTCTAGGGCTTCTTCGTCGCACTCACCAGCTCTCTCGCCACGCGCTGTCGGCTTCCGGATGGCTCGGCTCGTTGCAGCCGTTGTGCCGAGGGATGCGGCGGTGCCGCGGGCTTGTGTTGGGGATAATTGGCAGATCTGCTTCGGCGAGGTGTTTGGCTACTCGGAGTTTGGCGTTCAAGATTAGTGTGCTTTACTTCGATGTTCGTGAG GAAAACGAGAAGCTGAGTAGATCCTCAACAATATTCCCTCCTGCTGCCAGGAGAATGGATACCCTCAATGATTTACTTGCCGCTAGTGACCTTATTTCTCTACACTGTGCTTTGACGAATGAGACGATTCAAATTCTTAATGCAGAATGTTTGCAGAATATCAAGCCTG GGGCATTTCTCGTGAACACGGGTAGCAGCCAGCTGTTGGATGACTGTGCTGTAAAACAGCTTCTGATTGATGGTACCCTTGCAGGCTGTGCTCTGGATGGTGCTGAAGGGCCACAATGGATGGAGGCATGG GTAAGAGAGATGCCCAATGTATTGATACTTCCCCGCAGTGCAGATTATAGTGAAGAAGTGTGGATGGAGATAAGGGAGAAAGCTATTTCTATATTgcagacattcttcttggatgGTGGTGTTCCAAAGAATGCTGTATCTGATGAGGAGGATGTGGAAAGTGAGATAGGCTATGAAAATGAACAAGGTGATAAACACGAGAATGAAGGTGCCCTTCAGGGTTCGTTTAGCAAGCAATTGACAGCTGATACCAACGTAACTACGGAAAGCTCCCAGAGAAAGAGCACTAATGAATCGAAGGAGTCTCCTGTCCAGCATCAGGGGTCAGCTTTGTCTCAAAATACTTCTTCTCGATCTGAAGGAAAGCGCAGCAGATCAGGTAAGAAAGCTAAAAAGAGGCACGCCCGCCAAAAATCCCTGCAGAAATCGGATGATACTTCTGCATTAGAGAAAGAGAGTACTTCACGGCGAGATGATGATACTGCAATGAGTGGTACAGATCAAGTCTTGAGTTCCAGTTCAAGGTTTGCTTCCCCTGAAGATTCGAGAAGTAGGAAAACACCGATTGAATCCATACAAGAATCGTCTTctgaacaaaatttaaaaacaagcATGAGCCTGAGCATAAAGTCTGGTGAACTGCTGAAGGATGGTTATGTTATAGCTTTGCATGCGCAAGATCGACTTGCCCTTCATGTTTCCAGGCAAAGAGTTCAAGGCGGTGGTTGGTTTCTTGATACCATGTCAAATGTAACAACAAGAGATCCAGCAGTGCAGTTCCTTGTTGTATTCAGAAGCAAG GACACAATTGGTTTGCGATCTTTTACTGCTGGTGGAAAGTTATTGCAG ATAAATAGAAGAATGGAATTCGTATTTGCAAGTCACAGCTTTGATGTTTGGGAGAGTTGGACTCTAGAAGGTTCATTGAAGGAATGTAGACTGGTCAATTGTAGAAATCCCTTG GCTGTTTTGGATGTACGTGTTGAGATTCTTGCTACTGTAGGGGAAGAGGATGGGGTTACTCGCTGGCTCGATTAG